In the Aquipuribacter hungaricus genome, one interval contains:
- the pcaF gene encoding 3-oxoadipyl-CoA thiolase, translating to MSQAFLVDGVRTPVGRYGGALAAVRPDDMAAHVVSCLLDRHPSLDRAAVDEVVLGCANQSGEDNRDVARMAVLLAGLPETVPGITVNRLCASGADAVAVGMRQVRTGEADLVVVGGLESMSRAPFVMGKAEQAYARAPEVFDTTLGWRFVNARLQAAYGTEAMGETAENVAEDCGVSREDQDGFALRSQQRTAAAQAAGWYDGEVVPVEVPGRRGATTVVTTDEHPRAGTTAENLAALRPAFRDGGTVTAGNAAGINDGAAALLLASETAVERYGLQPLARVTGAASAGVAPRVMGLGPVPATQRLLGRAGLGIVDVDVVELNEAFASQALAVLRALGLPDDAEHVNPHGGAIALGHPLGMSGARLTLAAARALAARDARRALVTMCVGVGQGVSLLLER from the coding sequence ATGAGCCAGGCTTTCCTCGTCGACGGCGTGCGCACCCCCGTCGGGCGCTACGGCGGCGCGCTGGCCGCGGTGCGGCCCGACGACATGGCCGCCCACGTCGTGTCCTGCCTGCTCGACCGGCACCCGTCGCTCGACCGGGCCGCCGTCGACGAGGTGGTCCTCGGCTGCGCCAACCAGTCCGGCGAGGACAACCGCGACGTCGCCCGGATGGCCGTCCTGCTCGCCGGGCTGCCCGAGACCGTCCCCGGGATCACCGTCAACCGGCTCTGCGCCTCGGGCGCCGACGCCGTCGCGGTGGGGATGCGGCAGGTCCGGACCGGGGAGGCCGACCTCGTCGTCGTCGGCGGCCTGGAGTCCATGAGCCGGGCGCCGTTCGTCATGGGCAAGGCCGAGCAGGCGTACGCCCGGGCCCCCGAGGTGTTCGACACCACGCTCGGCTGGCGCTTCGTCAACGCCCGCCTGCAGGCCGCGTACGGCACCGAGGCCATGGGCGAGACCGCCGAGAACGTCGCCGAGGACTGCGGCGTCTCCCGCGAGGACCAGGACGGGTTCGCGCTGCGGTCCCAGCAGCGCACCGCCGCCGCGCAGGCCGCCGGCTGGTACGACGGCGAGGTGGTCCCGGTCGAGGTCCCCGGCCGGCGCGGCGCGACCACGGTGGTCACCACGGACGAGCACCCCCGGGCCGGGACGACCGCGGAGAACCTCGCCGCGCTCCGGCCAGCGTTCCGCGACGGGGGCACCGTCACCGCGGGCAACGCCGCCGGCATCAACGACGGGGCGGCCGCCCTGCTGCTCGCCTCGGAGACGGCGGTCGAGCGGTACGGCCTCCAGCCGCTGGCCCGGGTGACCGGTGCCGCGAGCGCCGGCGTCGCACCGCGGGTGATGGGCCTCGGTCCGGTGCCCGCCACGCAGCGGCTGCTCGGCCGGGCCGGCCTGGGGATCGTCGACGTCGACGTCGTCGAGCTCAACGAGGCCTTCGCGTCCCAGGCGCTCGCCGTCCTGCGCGCCCTCGGCCTGCCGGACGACGCCGAGCACGTCAACCCGCACGGCGGCGCCATCGCCCTGGGCCACCCGCTGGGGATGAGCGGCGCCCGGCTCACCCTGGCCGCCGCCCGCGCCCTGGCCGCGCGCGACGCCCGCCGGGCGCTCGTCACCATGTGCGTCGGCGTCGGCCAGGGCGTCTCGCTGCTGCTCGAGCGCTGA
- the paaZ gene encoding phenylacetic acid degradation bifunctional protein PaaZ — MLESHVAGRWRTPTDEGAPLLDAATGEEVARISTAPVPAAEAVRHAREVGGPALRSMTFHERAMLVKELALALREHTDELYELSYATGSTARDTAIDVDGGIVTMLGISSTARKNLPNDVVATDGPVERVSRGGTFLAQHVWTPLRGVAVQVNAYNFPVWGALEKLAPALVAGVPSIVKPAEQTAYVTERMVRLAVGTGILPDGALQLLVGHHEGLLDALDGQDLLSFTGSADTAAVLRAHPAVVQRGVRYTAEADSLNAAVLGPDAVAGSPELDLFVREVAREMTAKAGQKCTAVRRAFVPSSLMAEVTEALAARLSTATVGDPRDPATRVGALVDLEQRDAVRAAVRAIAAGGRVVTGAGDTVVDGYERGAWMAPVLLAVEDARFGPVHDVEPFGPVASLMAYDSAEEVVDLLALGRGSLVASVVSHDPAFVRTVVLGAAPFHGRLHVLDRDDAAESTGHGSPLPHLVHGGPGRAGGGEELGGVRGITHHMQRTAVQGSPDMLTAVTGQWVPGSRRRTDGPHPFRLSMSELRIGDGFTSDWHEVTPEDISGFAAMSGDTFYAHTDPEAAAANPIFGGIVAHGYWVLSRAAGLFVDPAPGPVLANTGLEGLRFTTPVRAGDRIRVALTCKALNPREHTDHGEVRFDATVTNDRDEVCATYTLLTMVTKEPRP; from the coding sequence ATGCTCGAGAGCCACGTCGCCGGCCGCTGGCGCACCCCGACCGACGAGGGCGCGCCGCTGCTCGACGCCGCGACCGGCGAGGAGGTCGCCCGCATCTCCACCGCGCCGGTGCCCGCGGCCGAGGCCGTCCGGCACGCCCGGGAGGTCGGCGGGCCGGCGCTGCGCTCGATGACCTTCCACGAGCGGGCGATGCTCGTGAAGGAGCTCGCGCTCGCCCTCCGGGAGCACACCGACGAGCTGTACGAGCTGTCGTACGCCACCGGGTCGACCGCCAGGGACACCGCGATCGACGTCGACGGCGGCATCGTCACCATGCTCGGCATCTCCTCGACCGCACGGAAGAACCTGCCCAACGACGTCGTCGCCACCGACGGCCCCGTCGAGCGGGTGAGCCGCGGCGGCACCTTCCTCGCGCAGCACGTCTGGACGCCGCTGCGCGGGGTCGCCGTGCAGGTCAACGCCTACAACTTCCCGGTCTGGGGCGCCCTGGAGAAGCTCGCACCGGCGCTGGTGGCGGGGGTGCCGTCCATCGTCAAGCCGGCCGAGCAGACCGCCTACGTCACCGAGCGGATGGTCCGGCTCGCGGTCGGGACCGGGATCCTCCCCGACGGCGCGCTCCAGCTCCTGGTCGGCCACCACGAGGGCCTGCTCGACGCCCTCGACGGCCAGGACCTGCTGTCGTTCACCGGCTCGGCAGACACCGCCGCCGTGCTGCGCGCGCACCCGGCGGTCGTGCAGCGGGGGGTGCGGTACACCGCCGAGGCCGACTCGCTCAACGCCGCCGTGCTGGGCCCGGACGCGGTCGCCGGCAGCCCGGAGCTCGACCTCTTCGTCCGCGAGGTCGCCCGCGAGATGACGGCCAAGGCGGGACAGAAGTGCACGGCCGTCCGCCGCGCCTTCGTCCCCTCCTCGCTGATGGCCGAGGTGACCGAGGCGCTCGCCGCGCGGCTGTCCACCGCCACGGTCGGCGACCCGCGGGACCCGGCCACCCGGGTCGGCGCCCTCGTGGACCTCGAGCAGCGCGACGCCGTCCGCGCCGCCGTCCGCGCCATCGCCGCCGGCGGCCGGGTCGTCACCGGCGCGGGCGACACGGTCGTCGACGGCTACGAGCGCGGGGCGTGGATGGCGCCGGTGCTCCTGGCGGTCGAGGACGCGCGGTTCGGGCCGGTGCACGACGTCGAGCCGTTCGGCCCGGTCGCCTCGCTCATGGCCTACGACAGCGCCGAGGAGGTCGTCGACCTGCTCGCCCTGGGACGCGGGTCGCTCGTGGCGAGCGTCGTCAGCCACGACCCGGCCTTCGTCCGGACCGTCGTGCTCGGCGCCGCCCCGTTCCACGGCCGCCTCCACGTCCTCGACCGCGACGACGCGGCGGAGTCCACCGGCCACGGCAGCCCGCTGCCCCACCTGGTCCACGGCGGGCCCGGCCGCGCCGGCGGCGGCGAGGAGCTCGGCGGCGTCCGCGGCATCACCCACCACATGCAGCGCACCGCCGTGCAGGGCAGCCCCGACATGCTCACCGCCGTCACCGGGCAGTGGGTGCCGGGGTCACGGCGCCGGACCGACGGCCCCCACCCCTTCCGGCTCTCGATGAGCGAGCTGAGGATCGGGGACGGCTTCACCAGCGACTGGCACGAGGTGACGCCCGAGGACATCAGCGGCTTCGCGGCGATGAGCGGCGACACCTTCTACGCCCACACCGACCCCGAGGCGGCCGCGGCCAACCCGATATTCGGCGGGATCGTCGCGCACGGGTACTGGGTGCTGTCGCGCGCGGCCGGGCTGTTCGTCGACCCCGCGCCCGGCCCCGTGCTGGCCAACACCGGCCTGGAGGGCCTGCGCTTCACGACGCCGGTCCGCGCGGGCGACCGGATCCGCGTGGCGCTCACCTGCAAGGCGCTCAACCCGCGCGAGCACACCGACCACGGCGAGGTCCGCTTCGACGCCACCGTGACCAACGACCGCGACGAGGTGTGCGCCACCTACACGCTGCTCACCATGGTGACCAAGGAGCCCCGGCCGTGA
- a CDS encoding N(G),N(G)-dimethylarginine dimethylaminohydrolase — MTDPTTLPAALVRTVSPRLAEAELTFLDREPLDADRAAVQHAGYVDLLRRLGHDVVRVPDAPEHPDGTFVEDAVVVVDDLAVLTRPGAESRRGEVAGVEQVVRSLGLRTATVAAPATLDGGDVLQVGRHVFVGLGGRTTPGAVEQLRALLAPLGRTVVGVPVTGCLHLKTGATALPDGTVVAVAGWLATDRFATAGLRVVEAPETAGADLLLSGDRVVLSASAPRTADLVRSLGFEAHPVEIDELEKAECGVTCLSVLVPR; from the coding sequence GTGACCGACCCGACCACGCTGCCCGCCGCCCTCGTCCGGACCGTGTCGCCCCGGCTGGCGGAGGCCGAGCTGACGTTCCTCGACCGGGAGCCGCTCGACGCCGACCGCGCTGCGGTCCAGCACGCCGGCTACGTCGACCTGCTCCGCCGTCTCGGGCACGACGTGGTCCGGGTGCCCGACGCCCCGGAGCACCCGGACGGCACCTTCGTCGAGGACGCGGTCGTCGTTGTCGACGACCTGGCGGTGCTCACCCGCCCCGGGGCCGAGAGCCGCCGGGGCGAGGTCGCCGGCGTCGAGCAGGTCGTCCGCTCCCTCGGGCTGCGCACCGCGACGGTCGCGGCGCCGGCCACGCTGGACGGCGGCGACGTCCTCCAGGTCGGACGCCACGTGTTCGTCGGGCTCGGCGGCAGGACCACGCCGGGCGCGGTCGAGCAGCTGCGCGCGCTGCTGGCCCCGCTCGGGCGGACCGTGGTCGGCGTGCCCGTGACGGGCTGCCTGCACCTCAAGACCGGCGCGACGGCGCTGCCGGACGGCACGGTCGTCGCGGTCGCCGGCTGGCTGGCCACCGACCGGTTCGCCACCGCCGGGCTGCGCGTGGTCGAGGCACCGGAGACGGCGGGCGCGGACCTGCTGCTGAGCGGGGACCGCGTCGTGCTGTCCGCCTCCGCGCCGCGCACCGCCGACCTGGTCCGCTCGCTCGGCTTCGAGGCCCACCCCGTCGAGATCGACGAGCTGGAGAAGGCGGAGTGCGGGGTGACCTGCCTGTCGGTGCTCGTGCCGCGCTGA
- a CDS encoding galactose-1-epimerase: protein MPSDLTTVTRTPFGTTPDGRDVDRYELVHGQVTVAVITYGGVLQSVRVPDRDGVAADVVLGYDDLAGYVADTSFHGALVGRFGNRIAGASFTLDGTEHHLPQNYGTATLHGGPGGFHAQVWDAQEVDGGVRLSLVSPDGQEGFPGTVEVEVTVTLGEAGLRWDYRATTDAPTVLNLTNHAYWNLGGTGAGTVEHHVLRAAAGRYVPVDEGLLPLPDLAAVDGTPFDFREPTRLGARLRTADEQLLRAQGYDHCLLFDTWRDSLAGTREAWSGEPGGLPEVVRAEDPRSGRTLTLRTDQPGVQLYSGNFLDGTVVGRGGVTFRQGDGFCLETQHLPDSPNRPDFPSTVLRPGQEYVTSTTVSFGTV from the coding sequence GTGCCCAGCGACCTCACGACTGTCACCCGCACGCCTTTCGGGACCACGCCGGACGGGCGTGACGTCGACAGGTACGAGCTCGTCCACGGGCAGGTGACGGTCGCCGTCATCACCTACGGGGGCGTGCTCCAGTCGGTCCGCGTGCCGGACCGCGACGGGGTCGCCGCCGACGTCGTCCTGGGCTACGACGACCTGGCCGGGTACGTGGCCGACACCAGCTTCCACGGCGCGCTCGTGGGCCGGTTCGGCAACCGCATCGCCGGGGCGAGCTTCACCCTCGACGGCACGGAGCACCACCTGCCGCAGAACTACGGCACCGCGACCCTGCACGGCGGCCCCGGCGGCTTCCACGCCCAGGTCTGGGACGCCCAGGAGGTCGACGGCGGCGTGCGGCTGTCGCTCGTCAGCCCCGACGGGCAGGAGGGCTTCCCCGGCACCGTCGAGGTCGAGGTCACCGTCACCCTGGGCGAGGCCGGCCTGCGCTGGGACTACCGCGCGACGACCGACGCCCCGACGGTGCTCAACCTCACCAACCACGCGTACTGGAACCTCGGCGGCACCGGCGCCGGCACGGTCGAGCACCACGTCCTCCGCGCGGCCGCCGGGCGCTACGTCCCCGTCGACGAGGGTCTGCTCCCGCTGCCCGACCTCGCCGCGGTCGACGGCACCCCGTTCGACTTCCGGGAGCCCACCCGGCTCGGGGCGCGGCTGCGAACGGCCGACGAGCAGCTGCTCCGGGCGCAGGGCTACGACCACTGCCTGCTGTTCGACACCTGGCGCGACAGCCTCGCCGGCACCCGCGAGGCGTGGTCGGGAGAGCCTGGCGGGCTGCCCGAGGTGGTCCGCGCCGAGGACCCCCGCAGCGGCCGCACCCTCACGCTGCGCACCGACCAGCCGGGCGTGCAGCTGTACTCCGGCAACTTCCTCGACGGCACGGTCGTCGGGCGCGGCGGCGTGACCTTCCGCCAGGGCGACGGCTTCTGCCTGGAGACCCAGCACCTGCCCGACTCGCCCAACCGCCCGGACTTCCCCAGCACGGTGCTGCGCCCGGGCCAGGAGTACGTCACCTCGACGACGGTGTCGTTCGGCACGGTCTGA
- a CDS encoding methyl-accepting chemotaxis protein, whose amino-acid sequence MSFAQLLHSGFRPSVRQEGLTAALSDGDHPLRATLDSLHGNCFIADMSLTLVYMNRSARRTVQELSGAFRSAFGMDVEQILSGSIHRFHKDPARIDRILADPAQLPREAVFGFGGKTLRTNIDAIVDESGQRVGFVVLWDDVTGRNQAADSAFADVRGATGRIEEIGGRLLDVAADTSSQADSAAAATEEMRASVGSIAQSSVHVTGQVRDTMTATAEGVQRMEDLQRSSQEIGDFLRLITTVADQTKLLALNATIEAARAGEAGRGFAVVAEEVKQLAGTTSSSISDIEQRIDAIQRAAQEAVLTLSRIAALVEGISGSQDTVAAAIEQQSAVTSEIAAAIAHIASGARETVEQAELLPEASSSVASETGVLHDIILKA is encoded by the coding sequence ATGTCCTTCGCGCAGCTGCTGCACTCCGGCTTCCGGCCCTCGGTCCGGCAGGAGGGCCTCACGGCCGCCCTGTCCGACGGTGACCACCCGCTGCGCGCGACGCTGGACAGCCTGCACGGCAACTGCTTCATCGCCGACATGTCGCTGACGCTCGTCTACATGAACCGGAGCGCGCGCCGCACCGTGCAGGAGCTGTCCGGGGCCTTCCGGTCGGCCTTCGGGATGGACGTCGAGCAGATCCTGTCCGGCTCGATCCACCGCTTCCACAAGGACCCGGCGCGGATCGACCGCATCCTCGCCGACCCGGCGCAGCTGCCCCGCGAGGCCGTGTTCGGCTTCGGCGGCAAGACGCTGCGGACGAACATCGACGCGATCGTGGACGAGTCCGGGCAGCGCGTCGGGTTCGTCGTGCTGTGGGACGACGTGACGGGCCGCAACCAGGCCGCGGACAGCGCGTTCGCCGACGTCCGGGGCGCGACGGGCCGGATCGAGGAGATCGGCGGGCGGCTGCTCGACGTCGCCGCCGACACCAGCAGCCAGGCCGACAGCGCTGCCGCCGCGACGGAGGAGATGCGCGCCTCCGTCGGCTCCATCGCCCAGTCGTCGGTCCACGTGACCGGCCAGGTCCGCGACACGATGACCGCGACCGCCGAGGGCGTGCAGCGGATGGAGGACCTGCAGCGCTCCAGCCAGGAGATCGGCGACTTCCTGCGGCTCATCACCACCGTCGCCGACCAGACCAAGCTCCTCGCGCTCAACGCGACCATCGAGGCCGCCCGCGCCGGGGAGGCCGGCCGCGGGTTCGCGGTCGTCGCCGAGGAGGTCAAGCAGCTCGCCGGCACGACGTCGAGCTCGATCAGCGACATCGAGCAGCGGATCGACGCGATCCAGCGGGCCGCGCAGGAGGCCGTGCTGACGCTGTCCCGGATCGCCGCGCTCGTCGAGGGCATCAGCGGCTCGCAGGACACCGTGGCCGCCGCCATCGAGCAGCAGTCCGCCGTGACCTCGGAGATCGCCGCGGCGATCGCCCACATCGCGTCCGGCGCCCGGGAGACGGTCGAGCAGGCGGAGCTGCTCCCGGAGGCCTCGTCCAGCGTGGCGTCCGAGACCGGCGTGCTCCACGACATCATCCTCAAGGCCTGA
- a CDS encoding peptide chain release factor 3 encodes MSTSTPAQPVEDAAADLLEAALAEADGTAPVEAAVRRRTFAVISHPDAGKSTLTEALALHGGAIGQAGIVQGKGGRRGVVSDWLDMEKARGISITSAALQFVYRDHVVNLLDTPGHADFSEDTYRVLTAVDSAVMLVDAAKGMERQTMKLFDVCKLRGLPVLTVINKWDRPGLEALELMDEIAEKTGMTPTPVLWPVGIGGDFRGLLDLRDDSYIAFEAGSGGATRTVWTRMGLDEGLARDGDVLATAVEEAELITSSNGRHDEESFRAGRTSPVVFAAAVLNRGVEQLLDILVETAPPPGDRPTVDGAVRHVGDPFSGQVFKVQAGMDSNHRDHVAFIRVSSGRFHRGQGVVNARNGKVVGTKYAHRVFGGTRTGVEDAWPGDVVAIVNASGVRVGDTLFEGRSVTYPPIPTFAPEHFAVCRAADLAKYKQFQRGITELHHEGVVQTLRSDMRGEPSPVLAAVGPMQFDVVSHRMAGEFNCPVQLEPLGYQIARRTTSEHIPALSRVPGVEVLTSLDGDHFALFPDRWRLQRIERDHPEIVLDALAADSLG; translated from the coding sequence ATGTCCACCTCCACGCCCGCCCAGCCGGTCGAGGACGCTGCCGCCGACCTGCTCGAGGCCGCCCTCGCCGAGGCCGACGGCACCGCCCCGGTCGAGGCCGCGGTCCGCCGCCGCACCTTCGCCGTCATCAGCCACCCCGACGCGGGCAAGTCCACGCTCACCGAGGCCCTCGCCCTGCACGGCGGGGCGATCGGCCAGGCCGGCATCGTCCAGGGCAAGGGCGGGCGCCGCGGCGTCGTGTCGGACTGGCTGGACATGGAGAAGGCCCGCGGCATCTCCATCACGTCCGCGGCGCTGCAGTTCGTCTACCGCGACCACGTCGTCAACCTGCTCGACACCCCCGGCCACGCCGACTTCTCCGAGGACACCTACCGGGTCCTCACCGCGGTCGACTCCGCGGTCATGCTCGTCGACGCCGCCAAGGGCATGGAGCGGCAGACGATGAAGCTGTTCGACGTCTGCAAGCTGCGCGGCCTGCCGGTGCTCACCGTCATCAACAAGTGGGACCGCCCCGGCCTCGAGGCGCTCGAGCTCATGGACGAGATCGCCGAGAAGACGGGCATGACGCCCACGCCGGTGCTGTGGCCGGTCGGGATCGGCGGCGACTTCCGCGGCCTGCTCGACCTGCGCGACGACTCCTACATCGCCTTCGAGGCGGGCTCCGGCGGCGCCACGAGGACCGTGTGGACCCGGATGGGCCTGGACGAGGGCCTGGCCCGCGACGGCGACGTGCTGGCGACCGCCGTCGAGGAGGCCGAGCTCATCACCTCCAGCAACGGCCGCCACGACGAGGAGTCGTTCCGCGCCGGTCGCACGAGCCCCGTGGTGTTCGCCGCCGCCGTGCTCAACCGCGGGGTGGAGCAGCTGCTGGACATCCTCGTGGAGACCGCGCCCCCGCCCGGGGACCGGCCCACGGTCGACGGCGCGGTCCGCCACGTCGGCGACCCGTTCAGCGGCCAGGTGTTCAAGGTCCAGGCCGGCATGGACAGCAACCACCGCGACCACGTCGCCTTCATCCGGGTGTCCTCGGGCCGGTTCCACCGCGGCCAGGGCGTCGTCAACGCCCGCAACGGCAAGGTCGTCGGCACCAAGTACGCCCACCGCGTCTTCGGTGGCACCCGCACCGGGGTCGAGGACGCGTGGCCCGGTGACGTGGTGGCCATCGTCAACGCCAGCGGCGTCCGCGTCGGCGACACCCTGTTCGAGGGCCGGTCGGTCACCTACCCGCCCATCCCCACCTTCGCGCCGGAGCACTTCGCGGTCTGCCGGGCCGCGGACCTGGCCAAGTACAAGCAGTTCCAGCGCGGCATCACCGAGCTGCACCACGAGGGCGTCGTCCAGACGCTGCGCTCGGACATGCGCGGCGAGCCGTCGCCCGTGCTCGCGGCGGTGGGGCCGATGCAGTTCGACGTGGTGAGCCACCGGATGGCGGGGGAGTTCAACTGCCCGGTGCAGCTGGAGCCGCTGGGCTACCAGATCGCCCGGCGGACGACGTCCGAGCACATCCCCGCGCTCAGCAGGGTGCCCGGCGTCGAGGTGCTGACGAGCCTGGACGGCGACCACTTCGCGCTGTTCCCCGACCGGTGGCGGCTGCAGCGCATCGAGCGCGACCACCCCGAGATCGTCCTCGACGCGCTCGCCGCCGACTCGCTCGGCTGA
- a CDS encoding M15 family metallopeptidase, with amino-acid sequence MDGIAGATARVAQIQALVQSVQRAPVGVSVQRAGAVAGLGTSGATATGAASGAAFQQALTQATGARSTGAPGSTAVDSEGVPLDLKAYGNGKIPASALKEIGVGQHTLWAPAADAFAKMQAAAKADGITFGVTDSYRSYEAQVDVARRKGLYKNGGLAAVPGTSQHGWGMALDLKLDSKAQAWMRANAERFGFDESTPREPWHWSFTP; translated from the coding sequence ATGGACGGCATCGCAGGTGCCACCGCACGGGTGGCACAGATCCAGGCGCTCGTGCAGAGCGTGCAGCGTGCCCCGGTGGGCGTCTCGGTGCAGCGCGCCGGTGCGGTGGCCGGCCTCGGCACCTCCGGTGCGACCGCCACGGGCGCCGCGTCGGGTGCGGCCTTCCAGCAGGCGCTCACCCAGGCGACCGGTGCCCGGTCCACCGGTGCGCCGGGCTCGACCGCCGTCGACTCCGAGGGCGTCCCGCTCGACCTCAAGGCCTACGGCAACGGCAAGATCCCGGCGTCCGCGCTCAAGGAGATCGGCGTCGGCCAGCACACGCTGTGGGCCCCTGCCGCGGACGCCTTCGCCAAGATGCAGGCCGCCGCGAAGGCGGACGGCATCACCTTCGGCGTCACGGACTCCTACCGCTCCTACGAGGCCCAGGTCGACGTGGCCCGGCGCAAGGGGCTGTACAAGAACGGCGGGCTCGCCGCCGTCCCGGGCACCAGCCAGCACGGCTGGGGGATGGCCCTTGACCTCAAGCTCGACAGCAAGGCCCAGGCCTGGATGCGCGCGAACGCCGAGAGGTTCGGCTTCGACGAGAGCACGCCGCGCGAGCCGTGGCACTGGAGCTTCACGCCCTGA
- a CDS encoding HU family DNA-binding protein yields the protein MNRKELISEIASKTGLSQTDADKVLDAFQEVVFDVVAKGDDALTLPGFLKFEQGSRAAREGRNPATGETIQIAASKTAKVTAGTKLKAAAAG from the coding sequence ATGAACCGCAAGGAACTCATCAGCGAGATCGCCAGCAAGACCGGCCTGTCGCAGACCGACGCCGACAAGGTGCTCGACGCCTTCCAGGAGGTCGTCTTCGACGTGGTGGCCAAGGGTGACGACGCCCTCACGCTGCCCGGCTTCCTCAAGTTCGAGCAGGGGTCGCGCGCCGCCCGCGAGGGCCGCAACCCCGCCACCGGCGAGACCATCCAGATCGCCGCGTCGAAGACCGCCAAGGTCACCGCGGGCACCAAGCTCAAGGCTGCCGCCGCAGGCTGA
- a CDS encoding TraR/DksA family transcriptional regulator, with protein sequence MSGGSGGSGGVEASLRAALAANEASERALLERHARFVEASQDSNADDEHDPEGSTIAFERQQVAALLEQVRSTGEQLRRSLAAAASGSYGTCEVCGGAIDPERLEARPQARTCIGCARRASGRR encoded by the coding sequence ATGAGCGGCGGGAGCGGCGGGAGCGGCGGCGTCGAGGCGTCGCTGCGTGCCGCGCTGGCGGCCAACGAAGCGTCGGAGCGGGCGCTGCTGGAGCGGCACGCCCGCTTCGTCGAGGCCTCCCAGGACTCCAACGCCGACGACGAGCACGACCCCGAGGGCAGCACGATCGCCTTCGAGCGGCAGCAGGTGGCGGCGCTGCTGGAGCAGGTCCGCTCGACGGGCGAGCAGCTGCGGCGCTCGCTGGCCGCCGCGGCATCCGGCAGCTACGGCACGTGCGAGGTGTGCGGCGGCGCGATCGACCCCGAGCGGCTCGAGGCGAGGCCGCAGGCGCGGACCTGCATCGGCTGCGCCCGCCGGGCCTCCGGACGCCGCTAG
- a CDS encoding TetR/AcrR family transcriptional regulator, with the protein MPRQVNSDDRRRDIARAVYRVVARGGLEAASMREIAREAGCTTGALTHHFADRRELLDHAVGLAVDESMERLLAAARSHGLRAALAEFLPLDELRRQENAVWLVGVSAATRDEQLAARLSRRYAAANGLLAEELRRRLLLDGRRADGEEVGLLVDEVLSAVDGIAVWATADPGRYPPERQMALVDRVLQRTGLA; encoded by the coding sequence GTGCCCCGTCAGGTCAACTCCGACGACCGCCGCCGCGACATCGCGCGCGCCGTCTACCGGGTGGTCGCGCGCGGCGGCCTGGAGGCGGCGTCGATGCGCGAGATCGCCCGTGAGGCCGGCTGCACGACGGGCGCGCTCACCCACCACTTCGCCGACCGGCGCGAGCTGCTCGACCACGCCGTCGGTCTCGCGGTCGACGAGTCGATGGAGCGGCTGCTGGCGGCCGCACGCTCCCACGGGCTCCGTGCGGCGCTGGCGGAGTTCCTGCCGCTGGACGAGCTGCGGCGGCAGGAGAACGCCGTCTGGCTGGTCGGGGTCTCGGCCGCGACGCGGGACGAGCAGCTCGCCGCCCGGTTGTCCCGCCGCTACGCCGCCGCGAACGGGCTGCTCGCGGAGGAGCTTCGACGGCGGCTGCTGCTGGACGGGCGCCGGGCCGACGGCGAGGAGGTCGGCCTGCTTGTGGACGAGGTGCTCAGCGCCGTGGACGGGATCGCCGTCTGGGCCACCGCCGACCCGGGGCGCTACCCGCCCGAGCGGCAGATGGCCCTGGTGGACCGGGTGCTGCAGAGGACGGGGCTGGCATGA